Proteins found in one Rhodobacteraceae bacterium D3-12 genomic segment:
- a CDS encoding glycosyl hydrolase, whose translation MSWRDVEATKGVYDFSKADQYMVPVLKRGLKALIVITDGNPHYDDGHTPHSKDGIAALAAYVSAIYDHYTLEKVLIEIGNEVNSDEFVSGPFLRDKPAFLAESARTVRAHLSTTQTDAKIICGGMNTIAMGFLRKFFRRGGLQACDAISVHPYRDNPDTIVMELDRLKALMREYGGEKPIYVTEFGKWFDDPLEAPDYMLKMVAQFAAAGVQEAYWYALVDEPWWPNMGLLEKDGKTAKPAAEAFRLLQTRLLPLAQTVERRVSPTVRLYEFGKGGNAFVVWGSTGKLRVSGQAEYVDARGQPVAPVVELSDRPVVILGAGLEVSIEIAYPVADTKYQYNQLPWSYFALRPGIGLTPLEIIDWEWASYRGAPDLAPLRVGDNWITTARFQGKPYHAVERFTANKAGKYRIEGWWQASKKTEASRLIVRLNRDTIYEVAEISPTGHSVNGLMVKLGVGDTLDFEMAPTGPDGAGSVSRRIKVHGPLPNE comes from the coding sequence TTGAGCTGGCGTGATGTGGAAGCGACGAAAGGGGTTTATGACTTCTCGAAAGCCGACCAATATATGGTGCCGGTTCTGAAACGCGGTTTGAAGGCCCTGATCGTGATTACGGACGGCAATCCGCATTATGATGATGGGCATACACCTCATTCAAAAGATGGCATTGCCGCGCTGGCTGCATATGTCAGCGCAATTTATGATCATTACACTTTGGAAAAAGTGCTGATCGAAATCGGCAACGAGGTCAATTCGGACGAGTTTGTTTCGGGGCCATTTCTCCGCGACAAACCTGCCTTTCTTGCGGAGTCGGCGCGCACGGTGCGGGCGCATTTGAGCACGACCCAAACAGATGCAAAAATCATCTGCGGCGGGATGAATACGATTGCGATGGGTTTTTTGAGAAAGTTTTTCAGACGGGGCGGTTTGCAGGCCTGTGATGCGATTTCGGTGCACCCATACCGGGACAATCCCGACACGATTGTGATGGAGCTGGACCGCCTGAAGGCCCTGATGCGCGAGTACGGCGGTGAAAAGCCGATCTATGTCACCGAATTTGGCAAGTGGTTCGATGACCCGTTAGAAGCGCCGGACTATATGCTTAAAATGGTTGCACAATTCGCAGCCGCCGGTGTTCAGGAAGCCTATTGGTATGCTCTTGTTGATGAGCCATGGTGGCCGAACATGGGGCTGCTGGAGAAGGACGGAAAGACGGCCAAACCTGCGGCAGAGGCGTTTCGTTTGCTTCAAACCCGGCTTTTGCCTCTCGCGCAAACGGTTGAGCGAAGGGTTTCTCCGACGGTGCGGTTGTATGAGTTCGGAAAAGGTGGAAATGCCTTCGTTGTCTGGGGAAGCACGGGAAAATTGCGTGTGTCGGGCCAGGCCGAATATGTTGATGCGCGGGGGCAACCGGTCGCGCCGGTGGTAGAGCTTTCGGATCGGCCGGTTGTCATCCTTGGCGCGGGGCTGGAGGTTTCGATCGAGATTGCGTATCCGGTTGCCGATACAAAGTACCAATACAACCAGCTTCCCTGGAGCTACTTTGCCTTGCGTCCGGGCATTGGCTTGACCCCGTTGGAAATAATCGACTGGGAATGGGCCAGCTATCGTGGCGCGCCCGATTTGGCGCCGCTTCGTGTTGGGGACAACTGGATCACAACTGCGAGATTTCAAGGGAAGCCATACCACGCTGTTGAACGCTTTACAGCGAACAAGGCTGGCAAATATCGCATTGAGGGCTGGTGGCAAGCGTCAAAGAAAACGGAAGCTTCGCGGCTGATAGTGCGCCTCAATAGGGACACGATTTATGAGGTCGCAGAGATTTCACCGACGGGCCATTCGGTTAACGGATTGATGGTGAAGCTTGGGGTTGGCGATACTCTGGACTTTGAAATGGCGCCGACCGGACCGGACGGGGCCGGTTCTGTTAGTCGCCGCATAAAGGTGCATGGTCCGTTGCCAAATGAATGA